The nucleotide window AAAAAAGACATCctattcatgccacatatcgtggcacaaaagtccatattattgtaaatttcacaATACATTCCTAATATCATAATTTCTCTCACAGAGTAATATGGACGTGGATATGGCATCATCGTCAACGCCAACCATGCGTTCGGCAATTTCCGCCCCTCGCGCTGAAGCTGCTCCAATAGCAGCACCCCGGACCAACACTGCACCGGCAGCGCCTCGAACAACAACAGGCTCCACCGCGACAACGGCTCCGCGTCAAAGCACGCCAGCATTACCAGCGAATTTGCAACTCATTCGTTGTCCTTTATGCCGCCGCCCTCATCGGCTATCGCACTGCGGTATATTCAAAGGCATGCCGCCGATGCAACGCCAGCAGGTGGCACAGGCGCACGGGTATTGCCTGAATTGTCTGGCAACTTCCCACGCAACTCAGGAGTGCCCATCACCTAATCGTTGCCAAATCTGTGTGCGGGCTCATCATACGATGCTGCATCGCATTCACAGACGCGACTCCCGGCGCCCACCGGCTCCTCGCACCAGTGGTAACGTCAGGCGTTCCCAAAGGACTCCTGTGACGGCATACCGCCGCCGCGGACCCTCTGCAGCAGAATCCCGTCCTTGGCGCCATAACCGGGCAACATCAACACGACGCCATCAGCTTAGGCCGCAATCCCGCCGGTCAACAGGTCTCAGCAGCGTGGTAGCAACGCTCCAGCAGCTACAGCGGCTTCTAGGCTaaatactcgcctaggggggccgggatggctaaatgagtagcgacgtcgcatCACATCTACATCGATTTATTCACCTCATCACGCGAGAGAAAACCACAcgttaacacacatacacgcacatgcacccaaACGCGATGACTTACTGCAATCTAATTAGAACAAAAGGAATAGAGAAAGCAGGTCGCGCACCTTTCGTTGATACGACGTCGtccaagcaacatcgctttTCGCAGCCTCTCAGCATCCCGGTTCCCGTTCGCTACCCGCATTTATATAGttaaagttttcattttatattaaaccTAATTTCCATAACATTCATCattgtgcatatatatatacatttaacgtttttaaaccggcaattttcaaattataattactttgataatttctgtatatataatatacatacatttaacgtttaatttaaaaattaaatcatctttggttataccaaatttgaagtgtataaaaataaaagtttataacgaTTTGCGGAATTGGtgcattttagttttttctttaaaggaaagtgtgagtggcctaaaaggtgagtttttgtacatGGTTATAAaccttttatttgaaaattcacTTTAGAGTTGTTACAAACTTAGTTTTAAACAGTGGTTTAaacctttaaatatatatgtatattatttatgcatataacatatgtatataatgatgCAAGTTATGAAAATtggtttaaatataaa belongs to Bactrocera dorsalis isolate Fly_Bdor chromosome 1, ASM2337382v1, whole genome shotgun sequence and includes:
- the LOC125775533 gene encoding uncharacterized protein LOC125775533, producing the protein MDVDMASSSTPTMRSAISAPRAEAAPIAAPRTNTAPAAPRTTTGSTATTAPRQSTPALPANLQLIRCPLCRRPHRLSHCGIFKGMPPMQRQQVAQAHGYCLNCLATSHATQECPSPNRCQICVRAHHTMLHRIHRRDSRRPPAPRTSGNVRRSQRTPVTAYRRRGPSAAESRPWRHNRATSTRRHQLRPQSRRSTGLSSVVATLQQLQRLLG